A genomic window from Blastococcus saxobsidens DD2 includes:
- a CDS encoding class I SAM-dependent methyltransferase, with translation MTEPSMWTRLTEENPEHSAAYIQRFKDLAAQGMDLAGEARLVDAMLSRGARVLDAGCGTGRVSGFLVDAGHEVVGVDGDPALIAEAETVHPGGRWLVGDLAELDLPGRGIAEPFDAIICAGNVMTFLAPSTRREVLRRMRAHLLPEGRAAIGFGAGRGYEFDEFLADARASGWEADLLLASWDLRPFTDASDFLVAVLRPA, from the coding sequence ATGACCGAACCGAGCATGTGGACGCGGCTGACCGAGGAGAACCCGGAGCACTCGGCCGCCTACATCCAGCGATTCAAGGACCTCGCCGCCCAGGGGATGGATCTGGCCGGTGAGGCCCGGCTGGTCGACGCGATGCTGTCGCGCGGCGCCCGGGTGCTCGACGCGGGATGCGGGACGGGCCGGGTCTCGGGGTTCCTGGTCGACGCGGGTCACGAGGTCGTCGGGGTCGACGGCGACCCGGCCCTGATCGCCGAGGCGGAGACGGTGCACCCCGGGGGTCGCTGGCTGGTCGGCGACCTGGCCGAACTCGACCTGCCGGGGCGCGGCATCGCAGAGCCGTTCGACGCGATCATCTGCGCCGGCAACGTCATGACCTTCCTCGCGCCTTCCACGCGGCGAGAGGTGCTCCGCCGCATGCGGGCCCACCTGCTGCCCGAGGGGCGGGCGGCCATCGGATTCGGGGCCGGCCGGGGCTACGAGTTCGACGAGTTCCTGGCCGACGCGCGCGCGTCCGGCTGGGAGGCGGACCTGCTGCTGGCCAGCTGGGACCTGCGGCCGTTCACCGATGCCTCCGACTTCCTGGTCGCCGTTCTCCGACCCGCCTGA
- a CDS encoding YnfA family protein encodes MTVARSLALFALAALAEIGGAWLVWQGVREHRGWAWIGAGVIALGLYGFVATLQPDANFGRILAAYGGVFVAGSLAWGMVVDGFRPDRYDVGGALICLVGVAVIMYAPRGA; translated from the coding sequence GTGACGGTCGCCCGGTCACTGGCCCTGTTCGCGCTCGCCGCACTCGCCGAGATCGGCGGTGCCTGGCTGGTGTGGCAGGGCGTCCGTGAGCACCGGGGGTGGGCCTGGATCGGCGCCGGGGTGATCGCGCTGGGGCTGTACGGCTTCGTCGCGACCCTGCAGCCCGACGCCAACTTCGGCCGGATCCTGGCCGCCTACGGCGGGGTCTTCGTCGCCGGCTCGCTCGCCTGGGGCATGGTCGTCGACGGCTTCCGGCCCGACCGGTACGACGTCGGCGGCGCGCTGATCTGCCTCGTCGGCGTCGCGGTCATCATGTACGCCCCCAGAGGCGCGTGA
- a CDS encoding type I restriction-modification enzyme R subunit C-terminal domain-containing protein encodes MTGTGEDIQLTAEQRARVLIDRQLRAAGWAVQDKAQANLTLPGVAVREVIMAGGHGRADYVLYVDKRAVGVIEAKPEGSTLSGVEWQSARYATGLPPEVRLRALTLDDRLPFVFEASGSEVHATFGYDPTPRARRLYTFPRPETLARTIRDAETDPSAATWRAKVRSMPVLITEGLRPAQITAIEGIERSLADQRYSRSLVQMATGAGKTYTAVTTCYRLLKHGGFRRILFLVDRNNLGSQTLAEFQNYATPDDGRRLTEIYNVNALTSAGMLDSSSVVISTIQRVYAALQGRTVEDVDDPGMDNYVPDAPVDVSYNPQMPPESFDLVIVDEAHRSIYGVWRGVLEYFDAHVVGLTATPVKQTFGFFQQNLVSEYTYAESVADNVNVDFDVYRIKTQISDAGSTIEAGTVVPKVDRRTRVQRYESLDEDVVYTPGQLDRAVTAKSQLRLVLETFRDRLFTEIFPGRSTVPKTLIFCKDDNHAEEVVTTIREVFGEGNDFAAKITYNAKDPKGALKAFRTSPTLRVAVTVDMIATGTDVRPLECVFFMRDVRSASYFEQMKGRGSRTISSTDLQLVTPDATTKDRFVLVDAVGVTEHPHVDATPLERRKSVSLDRLLDKAGMLTLDEDETASLASRLAKLELDLTPAERAELDEVAGGSLRAIVQGLVRAVDPDEQAKAVALRPEDPASAVQELVDAAVEPLAARPELRQRIKELRKQHDQVIDEVSVDVLLGAGGVVDTDKARSVVTSWAQYLEEHRSEITALELLYSRPEGKTVTFAELRELADRIKRPPHNWTPDLIWQAYEAIEIGKVRHADRHTVTDLVSLVRFTLGADERLEPFAEKVSERYQAWLAQQEQAGATFTERQRWWLDRMADVIAASAGITEDDLDNVPFTEHGGVDGLIRDLGDKAGVYLADLNRELTA; translated from the coding sequence ATGACAGGCACGGGGGAGGACATCCAGCTGACGGCGGAGCAGCGCGCCCGCGTGCTCATCGACCGGCAGCTGCGCGCGGCCGGCTGGGCAGTGCAGGACAAGGCGCAGGCCAACCTCACCCTCCCCGGTGTGGCCGTCCGCGAGGTCATCATGGCCGGCGGGCACGGGCGCGCGGACTACGTGCTCTACGTCGACAAGCGCGCGGTCGGGGTCATCGAGGCGAAGCCCGAAGGCTCGACGCTGTCCGGCGTCGAGTGGCAGTCGGCGCGGTACGCCACCGGCCTGCCGCCCGAGGTCCGCCTCCGAGCGCTCACGCTGGACGACCGCCTGCCGTTCGTCTTCGAGGCGTCGGGCTCCGAGGTGCACGCCACCTTCGGCTACGACCCCACGCCGCGGGCGCGCAGGCTCTACACGTTCCCGCGGCCCGAGACGCTCGCACGGACGATCCGCGACGCGGAGACGGATCCGTCAGCGGCCACCTGGCGGGCGAAGGTGCGTTCCATGCCGGTGCTCATCACCGAGGGGCTGCGGCCGGCCCAGATCACCGCCATCGAGGGAATCGAGCGGTCGCTGGCCGACCAGCGGTACAGCCGGTCACTCGTGCAGATGGCCACCGGCGCCGGGAAGACGTACACCGCCGTCACCACCTGCTACCGCCTGCTGAAGCACGGTGGCTTCCGGCGCATTCTCTTCCTGGTCGACCGGAACAATCTCGGCTCGCAGACGCTCGCGGAGTTCCAGAACTACGCGACGCCGGACGACGGTCGGCGGCTCACCGAGATCTACAACGTCAACGCGCTGACCAGCGCCGGGATGCTGGACTCGTCGTCAGTGGTCATCTCGACGATCCAGCGGGTCTATGCGGCTCTGCAGGGCCGGACGGTCGAGGACGTCGACGACCCCGGCATGGACAACTACGTGCCCGATGCACCGGTCGACGTCTCGTACAACCCGCAGATGCCGCCGGAGTCCTTCGACCTGGTCATCGTCGACGAGGCGCACCGGTCGATCTACGGCGTCTGGCGAGGGGTGCTCGAGTACTTCGACGCGCACGTCGTCGGGCTGACGGCCACGCCGGTGAAGCAGACGTTCGGCTTCTTCCAGCAGAACCTGGTGTCGGAGTACACCTACGCGGAGTCCGTCGCGGACAACGTGAACGTCGACTTCGACGTGTACCGGATCAAGACGCAGATCTCCGACGCCGGCTCGACGATCGAGGCCGGGACGGTGGTGCCCAAGGTCGACCGGCGGACGCGCGTCCAGCGATACGAGTCCCTCGACGAGGATGTCGTCTACACACCCGGGCAGCTCGACCGGGCGGTGACCGCGAAGAGCCAGCTCCGCCTGGTGCTGGAGACGTTCCGGGACCGGCTGTTCACCGAGATCTTCCCGGGCCGGTCGACCGTGCCGAAGACGCTCATCTTCTGCAAGGACGACAACCACGCCGAAGAGGTCGTGACGACGATCCGCGAGGTGTTCGGCGAGGGCAACGACTTCGCCGCCAAGATCACCTACAACGCGAAGGACCCGAAGGGCGCGCTCAAGGCCTTCCGGACGTCGCCGACGCTTCGCGTGGCCGTGACGGTCGACATGATCGCCACGGGAACTGACGTCCGCCCGCTGGAATGCGTCTTCTTCATGCGCGACGTGCGGTCGGCCTCGTACTTCGAGCAGATGAAGGGCCGCGGGTCGCGGACGATCTCCTCGACGGACTTGCAGCTGGTCACGCCGGACGCCACGACCAAGGACCGGTTCGTGCTGGTGGACGCTGTGGGGGTCACCGAGCACCCGCACGTCGATGCGACGCCGCTGGAGCGGCGGAAGTCGGTCTCGCTGGATCGGCTGCTCGACAAGGCCGGGATGTTGACGCTCGACGAGGACGAGACGGCGTCGCTGGCCTCGCGGCTGGCCAAGCTGGAACTGGACCTGACCCCGGCCGAGCGGGCGGAGCTCGACGAGGTGGCCGGCGGCTCCTTGCGGGCCATCGTGCAGGGCCTGGTGCGGGCCGTGGACCCCGATGAGCAGGCGAAGGCGGTTGCTCTCCGACCCGAGGACCCTGCGTCCGCTGTGCAGGAGCTCGTCGACGCGGCGGTGGAGCCGCTGGCCGCGCGGCCGGAACTACGGCAGCGGATCAAGGAGCTGCGCAAGCAGCACGACCAGGTGATCGACGAGGTCAGCGTCGACGTGCTGCTGGGTGCGGGCGGGGTGGTCGACACCGACAAGGCGCGCTCGGTGGTCACCTCGTGGGCGCAGTACCTGGAGGAACACCGCAGCGAGATCACGGCGCTGGAGCTGCTGTACTCGCGCCCCGAGGGCAAAACGGTCACGTTCGCCGAGCTCCGGGAGCTGGCCGACCGCATCAAGCGGCCGCCGCACAACTGGACCCCGGACCTGATCTGGCAGGCATACGAGGCCATCGAGATCGGCAAGGTGCGGCACGCCGACCGGCATACGGTGACCGACCTCGTATCGCTGGTGAGGTTCACTCTGGGCGCGGACGAAAGGCTCGAGCCCTTCGCCGAGAAGGTGAGTGAGCGCTACCAGGCCTGGCTCGCGCAGCAGGAGCAGGCCGGTGCCACGTTCACCGAGCGGCAGCGCTGGTGGCTGGACCGCATGGCCGACGTGATCGCCGCGTCGGCAGGCATCACGGAGGACGACCTGGACAACGTGCCCTTCACCGAGCACGGCGGCGTGGACGGCTTGATCCGCGACCTTGGCGACAAGGCGGGGGTCTACCTCGCCGACCTCAACCGCGAGCTGACTGCGTGA
- a CDS encoding helicase — protein sequence MPGRRRKAGSGRTAHTRGTTTRAAPRKASPRKAAPTKAAPELPTAGPGERVWVLAVPFRAPAPGAVWHAGLQAHVWVGRELPPELVPYDPPPYSLERFLEDELNVEPRPIPPARPLTPREQQCDGADVIAAHAAAGGRVFLLGDDPGVGKTGTAILAVKAVAEQRDVRTVLVIADRPAAITIPHWARSIAGFGDGGLRWCVTTWDRLGKVAKLRFDVVVADEAHMVRHTTTRRWKHWKAVSGAARVKGTPYVLAATATPAHTPLELPYLAPEFAARHGESIKEWADLPTALDRHRFHVERGRYGWQWTEDADERRADLARLQEWLARADPPATLHRPAPWGPVSVTGTPVLLTPAERAQYEAEWSEFRAEMQLARRGRQTARGRAALLRFRQKAGLIRVQATVDWIKAQVEAERQVAVSVEFVETAADPIRAALLDAGIPVAGIYGRDRFDVEAERLRFQRGEAAVCVFTVTASISLHAGELLPDGATASEAPRVGLFHQPRFSGIQARQVTGRTHRDGKTSPWRVAFAADTVEEQVARVMVERLAVSGSTASLREIAELLEADWLPAAALTDA from the coding sequence ATGCCAGGACGACGCCGCAAGGCCGGCAGCGGCCGCACCGCGCACACCCGAGGGACGACGACGAGGGCCGCGCCGCGGAAGGCGTCCCCGCGGAAGGCCGCACCCACGAAGGCCGCGCCCGAGCTGCCCACCGCGGGGCCGGGGGAGCGGGTGTGGGTGCTGGCCGTGCCGTTCCGCGCGCCGGCGCCCGGCGCCGTCTGGCACGCAGGGCTGCAGGCCCACGTGTGGGTGGGCCGGGAGCTGCCCCCGGAGCTGGTGCCCTACGACCCGCCGCCGTACAGCCTGGAGCGGTTCCTCGAGGACGAGCTGAACGTCGAGCCCCGCCCGATCCCGCCGGCGCGTCCGCTGACCCCGCGGGAGCAGCAGTGCGACGGCGCCGACGTGATCGCCGCGCACGCCGCGGCCGGTGGCCGGGTGTTCCTGCTCGGTGACGACCCCGGGGTCGGCAAGACGGGCACCGCGATCCTCGCGGTGAAGGCGGTCGCGGAGCAGCGCGACGTCCGCACCGTCCTGGTCATCGCCGACCGGCCGGCCGCGATCACCATCCCGCACTGGGCCCGGTCGATCGCCGGGTTCGGCGACGGCGGGCTGCGCTGGTGCGTGACCACGTGGGACCGGCTGGGCAAGGTGGCCAAGCTGCGGTTCGACGTCGTCGTCGCCGACGAGGCGCACATGGTCCGGCACACGACGACCCGGCGCTGGAAGCACTGGAAGGCCGTCTCGGGCGCCGCCCGCGTGAAGGGGACGCCGTACGTCCTCGCCGCCACGGCGACCCCGGCGCACACCCCGCTCGAGCTGCCCTACCTGGCGCCGGAGTTCGCCGCCCGCCACGGCGAGTCGATCAAGGAGTGGGCCGACCTGCCCACGGCCCTCGACCGGCACAGGTTCCACGTGGAACGTGGCCGCTACGGCTGGCAGTGGACCGAGGACGCCGACGAGCGCCGGGCCGACCTCGCCCGGCTGCAGGAGTGGCTGGCCCGGGCGGACCCGCCGGCCACCCTGCACCGGCCCGCGCCGTGGGGCCCGGTCTCGGTCACCGGTACCCCGGTGCTGCTCACCCCCGCCGAGCGGGCGCAGTACGAGGCCGAGTGGTCGGAGTTCCGGGCCGAGATGCAGCTGGCCCGGCGCGGCCGGCAGACCGCCCGTGGCCGGGCGGCGCTGCTGCGGTTCCGGCAGAAGGCCGGGCTGATCCGGGTGCAGGCCACGGTCGACTGGATCAAGGCGCAGGTGGAGGCCGAGCGGCAGGTGGCGGTGTCGGTGGAGTTCGTGGAGACGGCGGCCGACCCCATCCGGGCGGCGCTGCTGGATGCGGGGATCCCGGTCGCCGGGATCTACGGCCGCGATCGGTTCGACGTCGAGGCCGAGCGGCTGCGGTTCCAGCGGGGGGAGGCGGCGGTCTGCGTGTTCACCGTGACCGCGTCGATCAGCCTGCACGCCGGTGAGCTGCTGCCGGACGGGGCGACGGCGTCGGAGGCGCCGCGGGTGGGGCTGTTCCACCAGCCGCGGTTCTCCGGGATCCAGGCCCGGCAGGTCACCGGCCGCACTCACCGGGACGGGAAGACCTCGCCGTGGCGCGTGGCGTTCGCGGCGGACACCGTGGAGGAGCAGGTGGCCCGGGTGATGGTGGAGCGGCTGGCGGTCAGCGGCTCCACCGCCTCGCTCCGGGAGATCGCCGAGCTGCTCGAGGCCGACTGGTTGCCCGCCGCCGCGCTCACCGACGCCTGA
- a CDS encoding alpha/beta fold hydrolase yields MTEQRENDERLAARTLGEAGPRVVFVHGLFGQGKNWTTIAKGLADDHRVTLLDLPNHGHSPWTERVDYVDMAQLLAAELASYGEPVTLVGHSMGGKVAMQLALRRPELLRALVVVDIAPVEYPLQGGRTEDPDEEASPFAAFIAAMREVDLAALESRADADAALRAAVPSRMVRSFLLQSLSREDSGEGWRWRLNLELLERDLGELRGFPEPPPGATFDGLVLWVGGANSHYVLPEDRPVMDALFPSTRLVKIKNAGHWVHSEQPEVFLETLRRFLDQVEE; encoded by the coding sequence GTGACCGAGCAGCGCGAGAACGACGAACGCCTGGCCGCACGCACCCTGGGCGAGGCCGGTCCGCGCGTCGTCTTCGTGCACGGGCTCTTCGGCCAGGGCAAGAACTGGACGACGATCGCCAAGGGCCTGGCCGACGACCACCGGGTGACGCTCCTGGACCTGCCCAACCACGGCCACTCCCCCTGGACCGAGCGGGTCGACTACGTGGACATGGCCCAGCTGCTCGCCGCGGAGCTGGCGTCCTACGGTGAGCCGGTCACCCTCGTCGGGCACTCGATGGGCGGCAAGGTCGCGATGCAGCTGGCGCTGCGCCGGCCCGAACTGCTGCGGGCGCTCGTCGTCGTGGACATCGCGCCCGTCGAGTACCCGCTGCAGGGCGGGCGGACCGAGGACCCGGACGAGGAGGCCTCGCCGTTCGCCGCCTTCATCGCCGCCATGCGGGAGGTCGACCTCGCCGCGCTGGAGTCCCGTGCCGACGCCGACGCCGCGCTGCGCGCCGCCGTCCCCAGCCGCATGGTGCGCAGCTTCCTGCTGCAGAGCCTGAGCCGGGAGGATTCGGGGGAGGGCTGGCGGTGGCGGCTGAACCTCGAGCTGCTCGAGCGCGATCTCGGCGAGCTGCGCGGCTTCCCCGAACCCCCGCCGGGCGCCACCTTCGACGGCCTGGTGCTCTGGGTGGGCGGGGCGAACTCGCACTACGTGCTGCCCGAGGACCGGCCGGTCATGGACGCGCTGTTCCCCAGCACCCGGCTGGTGAAGATCAAGAACGCCGGGCACTGGGTGCATTCGGAGCAGCCGGAGGTCTTCCTGGAGACGCTGCGTCGGTTCCTGGACCAGGTCGAGGAGTGA
- a CDS encoding DUF3152 domain-containing protein, with translation MTRAARLFLAVLVALAAVVLVPSGASAAERTVTYTVSSRGGVAGDLGHFAAVAREALTDPRGWSLGGSLAFQQVGSGSDFDLILASPSVIAAASPGCSAQWSCRVGRSVYINDERWRFGTGAWPHGLGHYQRYVILHEVGHWLGVPHTDCPTPGRTAWVMQQQSISLQGCRANVWPVIAERERVARTQGVGVIWTGIEHRYRQLGQEAGLLGVPVTWIRPVGDGSGWFQTFAGSHGASIFWSPRTGAQETHGAIRALYGQLGWVWGPLGYPTSPMVQVVDGGWYQHYAGSGGGSIFWTYGTGAHEVYGPIRDRYRLLGWHRGELGYPVSGVYAVDGGSRTDFQRGYIRLDASTGQTEVVRTG, from the coding sequence GTGACCCGAGCCGCTCGTCTCTTCCTCGCCGTCCTCGTCGCGCTGGCGGCGGTAGTGCTTGTCCCGTCCGGCGCCTCGGCGGCGGAACGGACGGTGACCTACACGGTGTCTTCGCGCGGTGGGGTGGCCGGCGACCTCGGCCACTTCGCGGCCGTCGCCCGCGAAGCGCTCACCGATCCCCGCGGGTGGAGCCTCGGGGGCTCGCTGGCGTTCCAGCAGGTGGGGTCGGGCAGCGACTTCGACCTGATCCTGGCCTCGCCCTCGGTGATCGCGGCGGCATCTCCCGGCTGCAGCGCCCAGTGGAGCTGCCGGGTGGGGCGCTCGGTGTACATCAACGACGAGCGCTGGCGGTTCGGCACGGGCGCCTGGCCGCACGGGCTGGGCCACTACCAGCGCTACGTGATCCTGCACGAGGTGGGGCACTGGCTCGGTGTCCCGCACACCGACTGCCCCACCCCCGGCCGCACCGCCTGGGTGATGCAGCAGCAGTCGATCTCCCTGCAGGGCTGCCGGGCCAACGTCTGGCCGGTGATCGCCGAACGCGAGCGGGTCGCGCGCACCCAGGGCGTCGGGGTGATCTGGACCGGTATCGAGCACCGGTACCGGCAACTGGGGCAGGAGGCCGGGCTGCTCGGGGTGCCGGTGACGTGGATCCGGCCGGTCGGCGACGGGAGTGGCTGGTTCCAGACATTCGCCGGGAGCCACGGGGCGTCGATCTTCTGGTCGCCGCGCACGGGCGCTCAGGAGACGCACGGCGCGATCCGCGCGCTCTACGGGCAGCTCGGCTGGGTGTGGGGGCCGCTCGGGTACCCGACCAGCCCCATGGTCCAGGTCGTCGACGGCGGTTGGTACCAGCACTACGCCGGCTCCGGAGGCGGCTCGATCTTCTGGACGTACGGCACCGGCGCCCATGAGGTCTACGGTCCGATCCGGGATCGCTACCGGCTGCTGGGTTGGCACCGGGGCGAGCTCGGCTACCCGGTCAGCGGCGTGTACGCCGTCGACGGTGGCAGCCGCACGGACTTCCAGCGCGGATACATCCGCCTCGACGCCTCGACAGGGCAGACGGAGGTCGTGCGCACCGGCTGA
- a CDS encoding FAD-binding oxidoreductase, translating into MTGTAERSWWGWGTTDRALGDDECAATAALLPGLPDRPRPVPTLSDLALPASRLSPPSSLPLSGSVPDRARHTYGKAYRDVVRALSGELAGAPDAVAFPRDERDVVDVLDWAGSAGVVVVPFGGGSSVVGGVEYRGERPWVSLDLTGLDRVLEVDPVSRAARIQAGALGPVLEDQLRPHDLTLRHFPQSFQFSTLGGWLATRAGGHYATLHTHIDDLVESMRVVTPAGVSQSWRLPGSGAGPSPDRLFLGSEGTLGVITEAWMRLQGRPRFKASASVTFREAGAALDAVRTIAQSGLHPANCRLLDPGEAELAGTSTGEWVLVLGVESAAHPVANRLDQLTDLARGCGGAVADGGRDAGGVGGGDTAADTWRTAFLRMPYVRDGLARMSAIVETFETACTWDRVAELYATVGAEVGAAVREVTGGPGRITCRFTHVYPDGAAPYFTVVATGRPGSEVAMWDEVKTATMETLGRLGATITHHHAVGRNHRPGYDRQRPEPFAVALRAAKAALDPAGLLNPGVLIDAV; encoded by the coding sequence GTGACCGGAACCGCGGAACGCTCCTGGTGGGGCTGGGGCACCACCGACCGGGCGCTGGGCGATGACGAGTGCGCCGCGACGGCGGCGCTCCTGCCCGGCCTCCCCGACCGGCCGCGACCGGTGCCGACCCTGAGCGACCTCGCCCTGCCGGCGTCGCGGCTGTCCCCGCCGTCGTCCCTGCCGCTGTCCGGCTCGGTGCCGGACCGGGCCCGGCACACCTACGGCAAGGCCTATCGCGACGTCGTCCGCGCGCTCTCGGGCGAGCTGGCAGGCGCCCCGGACGCCGTCGCCTTCCCGCGGGACGAGCGCGACGTGGTCGACGTCCTCGACTGGGCCGGGTCGGCGGGCGTCGTCGTCGTGCCCTTCGGTGGCGGCAGCTCGGTGGTCGGGGGCGTGGAGTACCGCGGGGAGCGGCCGTGGGTGTCGCTCGATCTCACCGGCCTGGACCGGGTGCTCGAGGTGGACCCGGTGAGCCGGGCGGCCCGCATCCAGGCCGGCGCGCTGGGCCCGGTGCTGGAGGACCAGCTGCGGCCGCACGACCTCACGCTGCGGCACTTCCCGCAGAGCTTCCAGTTCTCCACGCTCGGCGGCTGGCTGGCCACGCGGGCGGGTGGGCACTACGCCACGCTGCACACCCACATCGACGACCTGGTCGAGTCCATGCGCGTCGTCACCCCGGCCGGCGTGAGCCAGTCCTGGCGGCTGCCGGGCTCGGGGGCCGGCCCGTCGCCGGACCGGCTGTTCCTGGGCTCGGAGGGCACCCTGGGCGTGATCACCGAGGCCTGGATGCGGCTGCAGGGCCGGCCCCGGTTCAAGGCATCGGCGTCCGTGACGTTCCGCGAGGCCGGCGCCGCGTTGGACGCCGTCCGGACCATCGCGCAGTCCGGGCTGCACCCGGCGAACTGCCGGCTGCTCGACCCGGGCGAGGCGGAGCTGGCGGGGACGTCGACCGGGGAGTGGGTGCTGGTGCTCGGGGTCGAGTCGGCGGCGCACCCGGTGGCGAACCGGCTCGACCAGCTGACCGACCTGGCCCGAGGCTGCGGGGGAGCGGTGGCCGATGGCGGCCGGGACGCCGGCGGGGTGGGTGGGGGCGACACCGCCGCCGACACCTGGCGGACGGCCTTCCTGCGGATGCCCTACGTGCGCGACGGGCTGGCCCGGATGAGCGCGATCGTGGAGACGTTCGAGACGGCCTGCACCTGGGACCGGGTGGCCGAGCTCTACGCGACGGTCGGCGCCGAGGTCGGAGCCGCGGTGCGCGAGGTGACCGGCGGCCCGGGGCGGATCACCTGCCGGTTCACCCACGTCTATCCGGACGGGGCGGCGCCGTACTTCACCGTCGTCGCCACCGGCCGGCCCGGTTCGGAGGTGGCGATGTGGGACGAGGTGAAGACGGCGACGATGGAGACCCTGGGCCGCCTCGGCGCGACGATCACCCACCACCACGCCGTCGGCCGCAACCACCGGCCCGGCTACGACCGGCAGCGGCCGGAGCCGTTCGCCGTGGCGCTGCGGGCCGCCAAGGCCGCTCTCGACCCCGCCGGGCTGCTCAACCCGGGCGTGCTGATCGACGCCGTGTAG
- a CDS encoding DNA polymerase IV, translated as MTVRARTSLAGANGGAYAQPTGRWAIIGGMRREASILHLDLDAFFAAVEQRDKPSLRGRPVVVGGVGGRGVVATASYEARAYGARSAMSTAEARRRCPPGTAFLGGRFTAYRRTSDVVMELLRELSPLVEPVSIDEAYVDLAAGSRHDLSVSGVTELARGLKERIAAATGGVTGSVGIGSSKLMAKIASDLQKPDGLVAVPPGQELVVLHPLPVTRLGGVGPATAERLHQVGVTTVADLAAKSLPDLVALAGRAHGAGLYALARAEDDRAVVPDREVKSVSHEETFERDLTDLDVLGREIDSMAARVGARLRKSAYSGRTVTVKLRRYDFTTLTRSQTLPQPTDDARLIATTARRLLAEAGAAGGLRLLGVGVSGLSLYAQGDLFAADDGPEPEAVATAEPEDAPEAAELPTEKRWWPGQDVRHEELGAGWVWGRGLGRVTVRFEGPLTAPGPVRTLAADDALLQPAEPPDWRTTE; from the coding sequence GTGACCGTCCGGGCGCGGACGTCGCTCGCCGGGGCGAACGGCGGGGCTTACGCCCAGCCGACGGGCCGCTGGGCGATCATCGGAGGCATGCGGCGGGAGGCGAGCATCCTGCACCTGGACCTCGACGCCTTCTTCGCCGCGGTCGAGCAGCGCGACAAACCGTCGCTGCGCGGCCGGCCGGTCGTCGTCGGCGGCGTGGGCGGGCGCGGCGTGGTCGCCACGGCCTCCTACGAGGCGCGGGCGTACGGGGCGCGCTCGGCGATGTCGACGGCGGAGGCCCGCCGCCGCTGCCCACCCGGGACGGCGTTCCTCGGCGGGCGGTTCACCGCCTACCGGCGCACCTCCGACGTGGTCATGGAACTGCTGCGGGAGCTCTCGCCCCTGGTGGAGCCGGTCTCCATCGACGAGGCCTACGTCGACCTCGCCGCCGGCTCCCGGCACGACCTGTCGGTTTCCGGTGTGACGGAACTGGCCCGCGGGCTCAAGGAGCGCATCGCCGCGGCCACCGGTGGGGTCACCGGGTCGGTGGGCATCGGCAGCTCGAAGCTCATGGCCAAGATCGCCTCCGACCTGCAGAAGCCCGACGGGCTGGTCGCCGTCCCGCCGGGCCAGGAACTCGTCGTGCTCCACCCGCTCCCGGTGACCCGCCTCGGCGGCGTCGGACCCGCGACGGCGGAGCGGCTGCACCAGGTCGGGGTGACGACGGTCGCCGACCTGGCGGCGAAGTCGCTGCCCGATCTGGTGGCGCTGGCCGGCCGGGCCCACGGCGCCGGGCTGTACGCGCTGGCCCGTGCCGAGGACGACCGCGCCGTCGTCCCCGACCGGGAGGTGAAGTCGGTCTCGCACGAGGAGACGTTCGAGCGCGACCTCACCGACCTCGACGTCCTGGGCCGGGAGATCGACTCGATGGCCGCGCGGGTGGGGGCCCGGCTGCGGAAGTCCGCGTACTCCGGGCGGACCGTCACCGTCAAGCTGCGCCGCTACGACTTCACGACGCTCACCCGCTCGCAGACGCTCCCCCAGCCCACCGACGACGCCCGGTTGATCGCCACCACGGCCCGCCGGCTGCTCGCCGAGGCCGGCGCCGCGGGCGGGCTGCGGCTGCTCGGCGTCGGTGTCTCGGGGTTGTCGCTCTACGCGCAGGGTGACCTGTTCGCGGCCGACGACGGGCCGGAGCCGGAGGCCGTTGCCACTGCGGAGCCGGAGGATGCGCCGGAGGCGGCCGAGCTGCCCACGGAGAAGCGCTGGTGGCCGGGACAGGACGTGCGCCACGAGGAGCTCGGGGCCGGCTGGGTGTGGGGCCGGGGGCTCGGGCGGGTGACGGTCCGCTTCGAGGGGCCGTTGACGGCGCCCGGGCCCGTGCGCACGCTGGCCGCCGACGACGCGTTGCTGCAACCCGCCGAGCCACCCGACTGGAGGACGACCGAGTGA